In one Aeromicrobium wangtongii genomic region, the following are encoded:
- a CDS encoding NAD(P)/FAD-dependent oxidoreductase, with protein sequence MSHASVVIIGGGAMGVSAAYHLARAGVRDVVLLERGALGEGSTCRAAGGVRAQFSDEVNILLGHRSLDTFERFATTFHQEIDLHQVGYLFLLDTAESVTTFEANIALQNSLGVSTHMISPREALALSPGISTDGLLAAAWAPRAGHCSPESVVLGYATAARRLGAQLVTGCEVTDIEVVDGAVAAVVTDRGRIHTDTVVCAAGAWSGQVGSLAGVDLPVTPLRRQVLITEPVASVSATTPFTIDFSTSYYFHHEGKGLLLGMSDPDETPGFELGRSEAWLPRLGEAMARRTPSFTEVGIRGGWAGLYEVTPDHNALIGEANGVSRFLYATGFSGHGFLMAPAVGEIVRDLYLGTPPVIDVSSLDVARFDAGAARPETTIV encoded by the coding sequence GTGAGCCATGCCTCGGTCGTCATCATCGGCGGCGGGGCGATGGGGGTCAGCGCGGCCTACCACCTGGCCCGTGCTGGGGTGCGGGACGTCGTCCTGCTGGAGCGGGGCGCCCTGGGCGAGGGATCGACGTGCCGGGCGGCCGGGGGTGTGCGGGCGCAGTTCTCCGACGAGGTCAACATCCTGCTCGGGCACCGTAGCCTCGACACCTTCGAGAGGTTCGCCACGACCTTCCACCAGGAGATCGACCTGCACCAGGTGGGCTACTTGTTCTTGCTCGACACAGCCGAGAGCGTCACCACCTTCGAGGCGAACATCGCGCTGCAGAACTCGTTGGGGGTCTCGACCCACATGATCAGCCCGCGTGAGGCGCTGGCTCTGTCACCGGGCATCAGTACCGACGGCTTGCTGGCAGCCGCCTGGGCTCCCCGCGCCGGCCACTGCTCGCCTGAGTCGGTGGTGCTGGGCTACGCGACTGCGGCCCGACGGCTCGGGGCGCAGCTGGTCACGGGATGCGAGGTCACCGACATCGAGGTCGTCGACGGTGCGGTCGCCGCCGTCGTGACCGATCGCGGTCGCATCCATACCGACACCGTGGTCTGCGCCGCTGGTGCCTGGTCAGGCCAGGTGGGTTCGCTCGCAGGCGTCGACCTGCCGGTCACCCCGCTGCGCCGGCAGGTACTGATCACCGAGCCCGTGGCCTCGGTCAGTGCCACGACGCCCTTCACGATCGACTTCTCGACCAGCTACTACTTCCACCACGAGGGGAAGGGCCTGCTGCTCGGGATGTCCGACCCGGACGAGACACCCGGCTTCGAGCTCGGCCGCTCGGAGGCTTGGTTGCCGCGCCTCGGCGAGGCGATGGCCCGGCGCACACCCAGCTTCACTGAGGTCGGGATCAGGGGTGGATGGGCCGGGCTGTACGAGGTCACGCCCGACCACAATGCACTGATCGGCGAGGCGAACGGCGTCTCGCGTTTCCTGTACGCCACCGGGTTCTCGGGCCATGGGTTCTTGATGGCCCCGGCCGTCGGCGAGATCGTTCGCGATCTCTACCTGGGGACGCCGCCCGTCATCGACGTCAGCAGCCTTGACGTCGCCCGGTTCGACGCCGGCGCCGCGCGCCCCGAGACAACGATCGTCTGA
- a CDS encoding DUF47 domain-containing protein, producing MRFRIRPVEASFYDLFTEMANHLVEGANLLAQMLDPGTDKNALGDLMREAEHQADETTHKIIKRANSTFITPFDREDIYRLASSLDDVMDFMEETVDLVGLYELGELPADFAPQVEVLQRATQLTAEAMPRLRTMKDLDEYWIEINRLENQGDRSYRRIVAHLFSGTYKSLEVLKLKDVVDSLEHAIDALESVANTVEQIAVKES from the coding sequence GTGCGTTTTCGCATTCGACCAGTTGAAGCATCTTTTTACGATCTGTTCACCGAGATGGCGAACCACCTCGTGGAGGGTGCAAATCTGCTGGCGCAGATGCTCGACCCAGGAACCGACAAGAACGCTCTCGGTGACCTGATGCGAGAAGCAGAGCACCAAGCGGACGAGACGACCCACAAGATCATCAAGCGGGCCAACTCGACGTTCATCACGCCGTTCGACCGCGAGGACATCTACCGTCTCGCGAGCAGCCTCGACGACGTCATGGACTTCATGGAGGAGACCGTCGACCTCGTGGGCCTGTACGAGCTCGGCGAGCTGCCGGCCGACTTCGCCCCGCAGGTCGAGGTGCTCCAGCGTGCGACCCAGCTGACCGCCGAGGCCATGCCGCGTCTGCGGACGATGAAGGACCTCGACGAGTACTGGATCGAGATCAACCGCCTCGAGAACCAGGGCGACCGCTCCTACCGTCGCATCGTCGCCCACCTGTTCAGCGGCACGTACAAGTCGCTCGAGGTCCTGAAGCTCAAGGACGTCGTCGACTCGCTCGAGCACGCCATCGACGCGCTCGAGTCCGTTGCGAACACGGTGGAGCAGATCGCCGTCAAGGAGTCCTGA
- a CDS encoding inorganic phosphate transporter, whose product MDLVLGLVIATVVIALFFDYTNGFHDAANAIATSVSTRALTPRIALMMAAILNFVGALLGVGVAKTIKEILVGFDDMSSEHALTVVMSALVGAITWNLITWYFGIPSSSSHALIGGLIGVGLAAGVTVDWDKVVDKVVIPMVMSPALGFGGAFLVMLTIMWVFRRANPHTVNRGFRHSQTVSAAALSLGHGLQDAQKTMGVIVLALVAGGYGPTAGEREIPVWVVFAAAGAISLGTLSGGMRIMRTMGRRIIALDPPRGFAAESTAAVVLYGMAIGLHAPVSTTHTMTSAVMGAGATKRFSAVRWGVARGIVTAWIVTIPAAAGVGALTYLLLRLVIPGN is encoded by the coding sequence GTGGATCTCGTTCTCGGCCTGGTCATCGCCACGGTCGTCATCGCACTGTTCTTCGACTACACCAACGGCTTCCACGACGCAGCCAACGCGATCGCCACCTCCGTGTCGACGCGTGCCCTGACGCCTCGCATCGCGCTGATGATGGCTGCGATCCTCAACTTCGTGGGGGCGCTGCTGGGCGTCGGTGTCGCCAAGACGATCAAGGAGATCCTCGTCGGCTTCGACGACATGAGCTCCGAACATGCCTTGACCGTGGTGATGAGTGCCCTGGTCGGGGCCATCACGTGGAATCTCATCACCTGGTACTTCGGCATCCCCTCGTCGTCCTCACACGCCCTGATCGGCGGCCTGATCGGCGTCGGCCTCGCGGCAGGCGTGACCGTCGACTGGGACAAGGTCGTCGACAAGGTCGTCATCCCGATGGTCATGAGCCCCGCGCTCGGCTTCGGTGGTGCATTCCTGGTGATGCTGACGATCATGTGGGTCTTCCGTCGAGCCAATCCGCACACCGTCAACCGTGGGTTCCGCCATTCGCAGACCGTCTCGGCGGCAGCACTGTCGCTCGGCCACGGCCTGCAGGACGCGCAGAAGACCATGGGCGTCATCGTCCTGGCGCTCGTCGCCGGCGGCTACGGCCCCACGGCCGGCGAGCGGGAGATCCCCGTCTGGGTCGTCTTCGCCGCCGCTGGCGCGATCTCCCTCGGCACGCTGTCGGGTGGCATGCGCATCATGCGCACGATGGGTCGCCGCATCATCGCGCTCGACCCACCGCGCGGATTCGCGGCCGAGTCCACGGCTGCTGTCGTCCTGTACGGCATGGCCATCGGCCTGCACGCCCCCGTCTCGACGACCCACACCATGACCTCGGCGGTCATGGGCGCCGGCGCGACCAAGCGGTTCAGCGCGGTGCGCTGGGGAGTGGCCCGCGGCATCGTCACCGCCTGGATCGTCACGATCCCGGCTGCAGCTGGTGTCGGTGCGCTCACGTACCTGCTGCTGCGCCTGGTCATCCCCGGCAACTGA